The proteins below come from a single Kitasatospora sp. NBC_00315 genomic window:
- a CDS encoding TetR/AcrR family transcriptional regulator codes for MTTPRTRRSQRRTEALSRERIIEAAVELLDAAGEGGLTFRVLTERLATGPGAIYWHVANKGELLGAATDAVVAAALAVEPAEAPGSPQDAVRGVALGLFDAIGEHPWLATQLSTQLSRSPWGSVAPRIFESLGRQVRALGVPEDGWFAATSVLVHYILGAAGQNAANSASARDLGPGTDRTEFLGAVATAWQELDPDDYPFTRAVAAQLRDHDDHEQFLAGVDLVLAGITAGSGRTSR; via the coding sequence ATGACAACCCCTCGCACGCGCCGGTCGCAGCGGCGGACAGAGGCACTCTCCCGTGAGCGCATCATCGAGGCCGCCGTCGAGCTGCTCGACGCGGCCGGCGAGGGCGGGCTGACGTTCCGGGTGCTGACCGAGCGCCTCGCCACCGGGCCCGGGGCGATCTACTGGCACGTGGCGAACAAGGGCGAGCTGCTCGGCGCCGCCACCGACGCCGTGGTCGCCGCCGCCCTGGCCGTCGAGCCCGCCGAGGCCCCGGGCTCGCCGCAGGACGCGGTCCGGGGCGTCGCGCTCGGCCTGTTCGACGCGATCGGGGAGCACCCGTGGCTCGCCACGCAGCTCTCGACGCAGCTCTCCCGCAGCCCCTGGGGCTCGGTGGCGCCACGGATCTTCGAGAGCCTCGGCCGGCAGGTCCGCGCACTGGGCGTGCCCGAGGACGGGTGGTTCGCGGCGACCTCGGTGCTGGTGCACTACATCCTCGGGGCCGCCGGCCAGAACGCCGCGAACTCCGCGAGCGCCCGCGATCTCGGGCCCGGCACGGACCGCACCGAGTTCCTCGGCGCCGTGGCGACGGCCTGGCAGGAGCTCGACCCCGACGACTACCCGTTCACCCGGGCCGTGGCGGCCCAGCTGCGCGACCACGACGACCACGAGCAGTTCCTCGCCGGTGTCGATCTCGTTCTCGCCGGTATCACCGCCGGGTCGGGGCGGACCTCGCGGTAG